In Terriglobus sp. TAA 43, a single window of DNA contains:
- a CDS encoding acido-empty-quinoprotein group A, protein MMSSRTWKRSSSAVVLALACLTAGAQKKPVASPVAAVQSLPSVGADWSQYNGDSSGRRYSSLTQINSTNVKNLTLAWTLPTKGLAIKGTPVVVDGVLYVTSPNHVWAVDAVTGLKLWSYERKSQGNMIANRGVAYLNGKVYFGTPDAHVIALDAKTGKVAWDKEVGDVTFGYYIAVSPLVVKDKLIVGTSGDVSDVPHSLYALDPANGKQLWKLNTIPATGEPGADTWPSEAARKQGGGPLWVTGTYDPELNLMYWGTGNPHPVLAGNVREGANLYTCTILAIDPDTGKIKWYFQPSPHDTRDWDAVETNILFDATINGKPRKLLSHASRNGYYFLLDRVTGESLVSTPFVPQNWAKGVNAKGEPIPDPAKEETPGGVLLHSVANGSANWPPPAFSLQTGLFYVNAEEGWSYWYSALDASGKPEDHQGGSGISLEENSILLALDPKTGKEVWRRDTGRNTRNYSGLLTTAGHLLFGGDAYGNIFALDPATGKSLWHARPGTNLTNGPMTFEHNSRQYVVFGAADTLYTFALPQ, encoded by the coding sequence ATGATGTCTTCTCGTACCTGGAAACGCTCAAGTAGCGCCGTCGTTCTTGCCCTGGCGTGCCTGACCGCAGGTGCGCAGAAGAAGCCTGTTGCGTCACCCGTTGCCGCTGTGCAAAGCCTGCCCAGCGTAGGCGCCGACTGGTCGCAGTACAACGGCGACAGCTCTGGCCGCCGCTACTCCTCTCTGACACAGATCAACAGCACCAACGTGAAGAACCTCACGCTGGCATGGACGCTGCCTACGAAGGGACTCGCGATCAAGGGAACGCCGGTCGTTGTGGACGGCGTACTGTATGTCACCTCGCCCAACCATGTATGGGCCGTGGATGCCGTCACCGGCCTGAAGCTATGGAGCTACGAGCGCAAGTCGCAGGGCAACATGATTGCCAACCGCGGTGTGGCCTACCTGAACGGCAAGGTTTACTTCGGCACGCCTGACGCGCATGTCATCGCCCTGGATGCGAAGACTGGCAAAGTTGCATGGGACAAGGAAGTGGGCGATGTCACCTTCGGTTATTACATTGCCGTCTCGCCGCTCGTGGTGAAGGACAAGCTCATTGTGGGCACCAGCGGTGACGTATCCGATGTTCCCCACTCGCTGTACGCTTTGGATCCCGCCAACGGCAAACAACTGTGGAAGCTGAACACTATTCCTGCTACAGGCGAACCCGGCGCGGATACATGGCCCAGCGAAGCCGCGCGGAAGCAAGGTGGTGGCCCGCTGTGGGTGACCGGCACGTACGATCCGGAACTGAACCTGATGTACTGGGGCACGGGTAATCCGCATCCGGTGCTGGCGGGCAATGTTCGCGAAGGCGCGAACCTGTACACCTGCACCATCCTGGCCATCGATCCCGACACCGGCAAGATCAAGTGGTACTTTCAGCCCAGCCCGCACGACACCCGCGACTGGGACGCCGTGGAAACCAACATCCTGTTCGACGCCACCATCAACGGCAAGCCGCGCAAACTGCTCTCGCACGCCAGCCGCAATGGCTATTACTTCCTGCTGGACCGCGTCACCGGCGAATCATTGGTGTCGACGCCGTTTGTCCCACAGAACTGGGCCAAGGGAGTCAATGCCAAGGGTGAGCCGATTCCTGATCCCGCCAAGGAAGAGACACCCGGCGGTGTTCTGCTTCACAGTGTGGCCAACGGCAGCGCCAACTGGCCTCCTCCCGCGTTCAGCCTGCAAACAGGCTTGTTCTACGTGAATGCAGAAGAGGGATGGTCGTACTGGTACTCCGCTCTGGATGCCAGCGGCAAGCCTGAAGATCATCAAGGCGGTTCAGGTATTTCGCTGGAAGAAAACAGCATTCTGCTGGCGCTTGATCCTAAGACCGGCAAAGAAGTCTGGCGCAGAGACACTGGCCGCAACACCCGCAACTACAGCGGCCTGCTAACCACGGCTGGACATCTGCTCTTCGGCGGCGACGCGTATGGCAACATCTTCGCGCTTGATCCGGCGACAGGTAAATCACTGTGGCATGCACGTCCAGGAACGAACCTGACCAACGGCCCTATGACCTTCGAACACAACAGCCGGCAGTACGTGGTCTTCGGCGCAGCAGATACGCTATATACCTTCGCGCTGCCGCAGTAG
- a CDS encoding transaldolase, with the protein MATLLDQLKQYTTVVADTGDMKSMEKFKPTDATTNPSLITAAANMPEYSHIVDDVLKTAKQNAGANSDDKAVAAEAFKTLAVAFGREILKIVPGRVSTEVDARLSYDTEKTIEVARDIIKQYADAGVGKDRVLIKIASTWEGIKAAEQLEKEGIHCNLTLLFGLHQAIACAEANVTLISPFVGRILDWYKKDTGKDYTSTEDPGVISVTKIFNYYKKFGYKTQVMGASFRNIGEIEELAGSDLLTIAPKLLDELNSKEGTLEKKLDADKAKSMDIEKISIDKATFDKMHAEDRMAHDKLKEGIEGFSKALEELEALLEKRLKEVAEPVGA; encoded by the coding sequence ATGGCGACGCTTTTGGACCAGCTCAAGCAGTACACCACCGTGGTGGCTGACACCGGCGATATGAAGTCGATGGAGAAGTTTAAGCCGACTGACGCGACCACCAACCCGTCGTTGATCACCGCTGCGGCAAACATGCCGGAATACAGCCACATCGTGGACGATGTGCTGAAGACCGCCAAGCAGAACGCCGGCGCAAACTCTGACGATAAGGCTGTTGCCGCGGAAGCCTTCAAGACTCTCGCTGTGGCCTTTGGTCGCGAGATCCTGAAGATCGTTCCGGGCCGCGTCTCTACGGAAGTCGATGCCCGCCTCTCCTACGACACGGAGAAGACGATTGAAGTCGCTCGCGACATCATCAAGCAGTATGCAGACGCCGGTGTCGGCAAGGATCGCGTTCTGATCAAGATTGCCTCCACCTGGGAAGGCATCAAGGCCGCTGAGCAGCTTGAGAAGGAAGGCATTCATTGCAACCTGACGTTGCTCTTCGGTCTACACCAGGCCATTGCCTGCGCTGAAGCAAACGTGACGCTAATCTCGCCGTTCGTCGGCCGCATCCTGGATTGGTACAAGAAGGACACGGGCAAGGACTACACCAGCACGGAAGATCCCGGCGTCATCTCCGTCACCAAGATATTCAACTACTACAAGAAGTTCGGCTACAAGACCCAGGTGATGGGCGCTTCGTTCCGCAACATCGGCGAGATTGAAGAGCTGGCCGGTTCCGATCTGCTGACCATCGCACCCAAGCTGCTCGACGAGTTGAACAGCAAGGAAGGCACGCTGGAAAAGAAGCTGGACGCCGACAAGGCGAAGTCCATGGACATCGAGAAGATCTCGATCGACAAGGCGACCTTCGACAAGATGCACGCAGAAGACCGCATGGCACACGACAAGCTGAAGGAAGGCATCGAAGGCTTCTCCAAGGCTCTGGAAGAGCTGGAAGCGCTGCTGGAAAAGCGTCTGAAGGAAGTAGCCGAGCCAGTGGGCGCGTAA
- a CDS encoding fibronectin type III domain-containing protein, whose amino-acid sequence MVLPLLIAGCASQGPVRPPSLHLPAAVRGLAATRVGNTVDLTWTNPVRTTDGVSLTAKHGAGAMRAEICRAEAFTSVNCTPITHLAAAAGAPGGYHDVLPATLAEGNARTLTYRVRLVNSVGNGAGWTEVKTAAGAAPVVVSGLRAKPVAQGILVQWEPGSNGVMLRVSRGTDTTHSTLLSASEASTSNQAGQSSEGTLDTGGHVGEEQRYTVFRRSTVSLGGESFLMDSDSANVIVAASAKLPLPLPPTSVEALANTLSTPEVDLVWQPPDDAGVTGYRVYREESGTTTLLTQEPLRGFTYADKSVANGHSYQYWVASVNSTGEQRSTTVTVTLP is encoded by the coding sequence ATGGTGCTGCCGCTTCTGATTGCGGGTTGCGCCAGCCAGGGACCGGTGCGTCCTCCATCGTTGCATTTACCTGCTGCAGTGCGTGGTCTGGCCGCAACGCGCGTGGGGAACACGGTTGATCTCACGTGGACCAACCCCGTGCGTACTACCGATGGCGTTTCGCTAACGGCAAAGCACGGCGCTGGCGCGATGCGTGCTGAGATTTGTCGTGCCGAAGCATTTACCAGTGTTAACTGCACGCCCATTACGCATCTTGCGGCAGCAGCCGGTGCGCCCGGTGGTTATCACGATGTTCTGCCTGCAACACTTGCAGAAGGCAATGCTCGCACGTTGACGTATCGCGTACGGCTAGTGAACTCGGTTGGGAATGGTGCGGGATGGACTGAGGTAAAGACGGCGGCCGGTGCGGCCCCCGTGGTTGTTAGCGGTCTGCGTGCGAAACCTGTGGCGCAGGGCATTCTGGTGCAATGGGAGCCCGGCTCAAACGGCGTAATGCTGCGCGTATCGCGCGGAACAGATACCACTCATTCCACATTGCTCTCAGCATCAGAGGCTTCTACGAGCAATCAGGCAGGCCAATCTTCTGAAGGAACGCTGGATACGGGTGGCCATGTAGGCGAAGAGCAGCGTTACACCGTCTTTCGGCGTAGCACGGTATCGCTTGGCGGTGAGTCATTCCTCATGGATAGCGATTCGGCCAACGTGATCGTCGCTGCGTCCGCGAAGTTGCCGTTGCCGTTGCCGCCGACGAGCGTGGAAGCCCTGGCCAACACGCTTTCCACGCCTGAAGTTGATTTAGTGTGGCAACCACCGGACGACGCAGGGGTTACGGGATATCGCGTCTATCGGGAGGAGTCTGGAACCACTACGTTGCTGACTCAGGAGCCACTGCGCGGATTCACCTACGCTGACAAGTCCGTGGCGAATGGCCATAGCTATCAATACTGGGTCGCATCGGTAAATAGCACCGGTGAGCAGCGCAGCACGACGGTTACTGTCACGCTCCCTTAA
- a CDS encoding helix-turn-helix domain-containing protein has protein sequence MSLPAETKDAITTDRPSPPSSTSDPIAGEAAESFIAEKKLGERIKQLRLKKGMGLVELGRHTGLSASFLSQLETGRVVPTLRNLARISLVFSKDLSYFFEPEPKTLFRVQRGKDRIRLPQSGTDDPAYYFESLGYLIPDRQLDPYFAEFLPNVIPRRAHQHPGSEFLYVLEGEMDITHGDGTHRLESGDAVYFDANTPHSYANAGQAPAKALIVTLQGNASGGALPNGNGKTRGSNESIAAR, from the coding sequence ATGTCATTACCAGCGGAAACGAAGGACGCGATCACCACAGACCGTCCGTCTCCGCCTTCCAGCACAAGCGATCCTATCGCTGGCGAAGCGGCGGAAAGCTTCATTGCAGAAAAGAAGCTCGGCGAACGTATCAAGCAGCTCCGCCTGAAGAAAGGCATGGGCTTGGTAGAGCTTGGCCGTCACACGGGTCTCAGCGCCAGCTTTCTATCGCAACTCGAAACCGGTCGCGTGGTGCCGACGCTCCGCAACCTGGCTCGCATTTCGCTGGTGTTTTCGAAGGATCTGAGCTACTTCTTCGAGCCAGAGCCTAAGACGCTTTTTCGCGTGCAGCGTGGCAAGGATCGCATCCGCCTTCCTCAGAGCGGAACGGATGATCCCGCCTACTACTTTGAATCGTTAGGCTACCTAATTCCGGATCGTCAGCTTGACCCGTACTTCGCGGAATTTCTGCCCAACGTGATTCCGCGTCGTGCGCATCAGCACCCAGGCTCTGAGTTTCTGTACGTTCTGGAAGGCGAAATGGACATCACGCATGGAGATGGCACGCATCGGCTCGAATCAGGCGATGCTGTCTATTTCGACGCGAATACGCCGCACAGCTATGCCAACGCCGGACAGGCGCCCGCGAAGGCACTCATCGTCACGTTGCAAGGCAATGCAAGTGGGGGTGCGCTGCCGAATGGCAACGGAAAGACGCGCGGATCAAACGAGAGCATCGCCGCGCGTTAG
- a CDS encoding 5'-3'-deoxyribonucleotidase: MARICVDMDEVMADTVAEHIRRYNADFRSELSVEDMDGKWLWQCVPDAHHAALEGYLSEPEFFRHLELMPDAQRVLERLNRDHEVFIASAAMEVPMSFAAKFAWMEQHFHFIRPSHIVFCGDKGILAADYLIDDNPRQLRAFRGKGLLFSAPHNKHAKEWTRVEDWNAVEKFFYPEG, translated from the coding sequence ATGGCAAGAATCTGTGTGGATATGGATGAGGTGATGGCGGACACCGTTGCAGAACACATCCGCCGCTATAACGCTGACTTCCGCAGCGAGCTTTCCGTCGAAGACATGGATGGCAAATGGCTATGGCAGTGTGTACCAGACGCACACCATGCAGCGTTGGAAGGTTATCTGAGCGAGCCTGAGTTCTTTCGGCATTTGGAATTAATGCCGGATGCGCAGCGCGTATTGGAGCGATTGAATCGCGACCATGAAGTGTTCATTGCATCAGCGGCCATGGAGGTGCCGATGAGCTTCGCGGCGAAGTTCGCATGGATGGAGCAGCACTTCCACTTTATTCGGCCTTCGCACATTGTCTTCTGTGGCGATAAGGGTATTCTCGCTGCCGATTACCTTATCGATGACAACCCACGGCAACTGCGCGCGTTTCGCGGCAAAGGACTACTTTTCTCCGCACCCCATAACAAGCATGCAAAGGAATGGACCCGTGTCGAAGATTGGAACGCGGTCGAAAAGTTCTTTTATCCAGAAGGCTGA
- a CDS encoding DHA2 family efflux MFS transporter permease subunit produces the protein MAATTMEETGESAEVVHAAEQPWRPKHNPWLIALTVTLATFMEVLDTSIANVALPHIAGGLGASQDEATWVITSYLVANAIILPASAYLTTFIGRKKFYMICVVIFGISSAMCGLAPTLPILILFRLIQGAGGGGLGPSEQAILADTFEPKQRGQAFALYGLAVVAAPAIGPTLGGWITDNYDWRWIFFINVPVAILSLVLTTRMVEDPPHITKEVAANKLKGLNLDYIGFGLLALGFGSLEFVLDKGQEDDWFGSSVITAFAIVCAVSLISLIIWSLWRLKKGDKTILNLTLFKQRSFAVSFTLLFVLGFSLYASTVLIPQYVQTLLGYTAELAGLVISPGGVTIMLMMPVVGILITRLDPRVMISFGFALLTYSLYLMHSHMNLGSSFADIMWLRIVQAASLAFLFIPINTIAYNNIPRSQNNDVSGLSNLARNVGGSVGTAFVATMLSRRSQAHQGYMIRNLTPSSQAFNDRVNSVAGFLQGSRGPGGGNHADAISAAQGNVYNMLHNQASMLAYLDIIAVLAVFTAIMVPLVWIVPKPGHMDGDAPAH, from the coding sequence ATGGCTGCAACCACAATGGAAGAAACCGGCGAATCAGCCGAGGTAGTGCACGCGGCAGAACAGCCGTGGCGACCGAAGCATAACCCCTGGCTGATTGCCCTCACGGTAACCCTGGCTACCTTCATGGAGGTACTGGATACCTCTATTGCGAATGTGGCTTTGCCGCACATTGCGGGTGGGTTGGGTGCCTCGCAGGATGAGGCCACGTGGGTCATCACCAGTTACCTGGTGGCCAACGCCATCATCCTTCCTGCTTCGGCGTACCTGACCACGTTCATCGGGCGCAAGAAGTTCTACATGATCTGCGTGGTCATCTTTGGTATCTCGTCGGCTATGTGTGGGCTGGCGCCTACCCTGCCTATCCTGATCCTGTTCCGGTTGATCCAGGGTGCGGGTGGTGGTGGACTGGGGCCGAGTGAGCAGGCCATCCTTGCAGATACCTTTGAGCCTAAGCAGCGAGGGCAGGCGTTCGCGCTGTATGGGCTGGCGGTGGTTGCTGCTCCGGCGATTGGGCCGACATTGGGTGGATGGATCACCGACAACTATGACTGGCGATGGATATTCTTCATCAACGTCCCGGTTGCGATCCTGTCTTTGGTGCTGACGACTCGTATGGTGGAGGATCCTCCGCACATTACCAAGGAAGTGGCGGCGAACAAGCTCAAGGGTCTGAACCTGGATTACATCGGGTTTGGTCTGCTGGCGCTTGGCTTCGGGTCGCTGGAGTTTGTGCTGGATAAGGGCCAGGAAGATGACTGGTTCGGTTCGTCCGTGATCACGGCCTTTGCCATTGTGTGCGCTGTGTCGCTGATTAGTCTGATCATCTGGTCGCTGTGGCGGTTGAAGAAGGGGGATAAAACCATCCTGAACCTGACACTGTTCAAGCAGCGTAGCTTTGCTGTGTCGTTCACGCTGCTGTTCGTGCTGGGCTTCTCGCTGTATGCGTCGACTGTGCTGATTCCGCAGTATGTGCAGACGTTATTGGGTTATACAGCGGAGCTTGCGGGATTGGTGATCTCGCCGGGCGGAGTGACGATCATGCTGATGATGCCTGTTGTTGGCATCCTGATTACTCGTCTTGATCCGCGTGTGATGATCTCGTTCGGCTTTGCGCTGCTGACGTATTCGCTTTACCTGATGCACTCACATATGAATCTTGGGTCGTCGTTCGCAGATATTATGTGGCTGCGCATTGTGCAGGCTGCTTCGCTGGCGTTTCTGTTCATTCCGATCAACACCATTGCGTACAACAATATTCCGCGTTCACAGAACAACGATGTGAGCGGACTTTCAAATCTTGCTCGTAATGTGGGTGGGTCGGTGGGTACGGCGTTCGTGGCGACGATGTTGTCGCGGCGGTCGCAGGCGCATCAGGGTTACATGATCCGCAACCTTACACCGTCAAGCCAGGCGTTCAACGACCGGGTGAACAGCGTTGCCGGATTCCTGCAGGGCAGTCGCGGTCCGGGCGGCGGCAACCATGCCGATGCGATCTCCGCAGCGCAGGGCAACGTCTACAACATGCTGCACAACCAGGCGTCGATGCTGGCTTACCTGGACATCATCGCGGTGCTAGCAGTGTTCACGGCCATCATGGTTCCGCTGGTGTGGATTGTGCCCAAGCCCGGTCACATGGACGGCGACGCACCCGCACACTAA
- a CDS encoding helix-turn-helix domain-containing protein: MNNIEKLRASVIKDHPDALTKIDQPSRAEGMWSLEIELRDICLVIEWSIATGFGITTKNIETFGETADEQISSLSKATDRVRMLLDSNEHTSPPLPVLLARLRERRGLTQRGLAEILGVRQSTISGIEHREDIQLSTLQRIADALGGSLSIAMSFSDSRHEVLLASGHASVTAVNARRDSCRSSRREVSDSTDFSRLRESGTLERATQIARTISDRHCVIEMPQ, translated from the coding sequence ATGAACAATATCGAAAAGCTGCGCGCTTCCGTAATAAAGGATCATCCGGATGCATTAACGAAAATCGATCAACCTTCGCGAGCCGAAGGGATGTGGTCGCTCGAAATCGAGCTTCGGGACATTTGTCTTGTTATTGAGTGGTCGATCGCAACCGGCTTCGGCATTACAACGAAAAATATCGAAACTTTCGGAGAAACAGCGGACGAGCAAATCTCATCCCTGTCGAAAGCTACTGATCGCGTTCGAATGTTATTGGATTCCAACGAACACACCTCCCCCCCACTTCCGGTGCTCTTGGCCCGACTTAGAGAGCGACGCGGGCTCACGCAGCGAGGACTTGCCGAGATTTTAGGGGTTCGACAATCCACCATCTCAGGTATCGAACACAGGGAAGACATTCAGTTGAGCACTTTGCAGCGCATTGCTGACGCCCTGGGAGGGAGCTTATCTATTGCGATGTCATTCTCTGATTCACGACACGAAGTCTTGCTTGCATCGGGCCATGCCTCGGTCACTGCTGTAAATGCTCGAAGGGATTCCTGTCGCAGTTCTCGCAGGGAAGTGTCAGATTCTACCGATTTCAGCAGACTCCGCGAATCTGGAACACTGGAACGTGCAACTCAGATTGCCAGAACCATCAGTGACAGACATTGCGTGATTGAGATGCCCCAATGA
- a CDS encoding KGGVGR-motif variant AAA ATPase codes for MRTITFYSYKGGVGRSLLVANAARYLSFLGKSVVALDLDLEAPGLHYKFELGVEGSRIRPSKGIVDILSGFLEVGQLPKDLMEYAVEVPVSPNAGRILIMRAGAAPEGDYWRKLSKIDWYDLFYGPEPTGTQFFLELQERVRQDLNPDFFLIDARTGVTDMGGVATTLLPDTVVCLALDSIEHLEGIRAMMLGVKQTTSKQGTQVNLVPVISRLLVRKDDTMEVQQLKKVQSFLNEPLKEGGPVLGLAEVIALHSEPLLDTEEQLLVGGSNSPHDLPLLRDYLKLFSKIIPAEEVRPHVGLLIQQAISRLLDDPDGAQSDLEALTTYCADEDAYRALLKLYQVRKAPLEKSIATAALMWQLHSSGSVPEPLLADIVRSAYSEPRASELQKKYADFAANVWRSNGIEDVKVLINIANAYLPERRDRAVRLLVESIERAREPQMTAIVRLVDVLRGGRFFSQALTVVNKFKILDTSPEFQTAWAKLLVDQNNEVGARAVLQDPAFNLEAVRLDDPVALIRLLKLANGEIAIALLRDGLEVALARHDFSQLQEIATMYHEQDNFDEFVMRSRGRVPDDFIDDMTKDPRRRNRRYRGY; via the coding sequence ATGAGAACCATAACCTTTTACTCGTACAAAGGCGGCGTGGGCCGCTCCCTTCTCGTCGCGAATGCGGCGCGATACCTCTCTTTTCTTGGAAAGAGTGTAGTAGCGCTAGATTTGGATCTGGAAGCTCCAGGTCTACATTACAAATTCGAATTAGGTGTGGAAGGTAGCCGTATTAGGCCCTCGAAAGGAATTGTCGATATTCTTTCAGGCTTCTTAGAGGTAGGGCAGCTTCCCAAGGACCTGATGGAGTACGCCGTAGAAGTGCCGGTATCACCTAACGCAGGACGAATTTTGATCATGCGCGCAGGTGCGGCACCAGAAGGAGACTATTGGCGCAAGCTTTCAAAGATAGATTGGTATGACCTGTTCTATGGTCCGGAACCCACCGGAACTCAATTTTTTCTTGAGCTGCAGGAGCGCGTTCGTCAAGACCTTAATCCTGATTTCTTTCTCATTGATGCGCGGACCGGTGTCACAGACATGGGAGGGGTGGCAACGACCTTGCTTCCCGATACGGTCGTCTGTCTTGCACTCGACAGTATTGAGCACCTGGAAGGGATAAGAGCCATGATGCTGGGCGTTAAACAGACGACGTCCAAGCAAGGGACTCAAGTAAATCTTGTTCCAGTAATCTCTCGTCTCTTAGTCAGAAAAGACGACACAATGGAGGTCCAGCAACTAAAGAAAGTTCAATCGTTCTTGAATGAGCCCTTAAAGGAGGGTGGACCAGTTCTTGGATTAGCGGAAGTAATCGCACTGCACTCTGAACCTCTCCTAGATACAGAAGAGCAACTCCTTGTAGGAGGAAGCAATAGTCCCCACGATTTACCACTGCTGCGCGACTACTTGAAGCTGTTTTCAAAGATAATCCCGGCGGAAGAAGTTCGGCCTCATGTTGGGTTACTTATCCAACAGGCAATTAGCCGTCTTTTAGACGATCCAGATGGTGCGCAGAGTGATCTCGAAGCTCTCACCACTTACTGCGCCGATGAAGACGCCTATCGCGCACTCCTCAAGCTTTACCAAGTAAGAAAAGCGCCTCTGGAAAAGAGCATAGCGACCGCGGCACTGATGTGGCAGCTTCACTCTTCTGGCTCAGTTCCGGAGCCTTTGTTAGCGGACATCGTTCGAAGTGCATACTCCGAACCGCGTGCTAGTGAATTGCAAAAGAAATATGCGGACTTCGCCGCGAATGTCTGGAGATCAAACGGAATCGAAGACGTAAAAGTACTGATTAACATTGCGAACGCGTACCTGCCTGAGCGACGTGATCGGGCCGTGCGTTTGCTGGTTGAATCGATTGAGAGGGCTCGAGAGCCCCAAATGACAGCCATTGTGAGATTGGTTGATGTCTTAAGAGGTGGGAGATTTTTCTCGCAGGCGCTAACAGTCGTCAACAAGTTCAAGATATTAGACACCTCTCCGGAATTTCAAACAGCCTGGGCGAAACTCCTTGTGGACCAGAATAACGAGGTAGGTGCTAGAGCAGTGCTGCAAGATCCAGCATTTAATCTTGAAGCCGTACGTCTCGATGATCCCGTAGCGCTTATCCGTTTGCTCAAATTGGCTAACGGTGAAATCGCCATAGCCTTACTTCGTGACGGGTTAGAGGTTGCACTCGCGAGGCACGACTTCTCTCAGCTACAGGAGATCGCAACCATGTATCACGAACAGGACAATTTCGATGAGTTTGTGATGAGGTCGAGGGGCCGGGTCCCGGATGATTTCATCGACGATATGACGAAGGATCCTCGACGACGAAATCGTCGATATCGAGGGTATTAG
- the lepA gene encoding translation elongation factor 4: MDPKYIRNFAIIAHIDHGKSTLSDRLLELTGSLTQREMQAQVLDAMDLERERGITIKAHSVRMMYQAHDGQTYQLNLIDTPGHVDFSYEVSRSLASCEGALLVVDASQGVEAQTLANAYLAISNGLEIIPVINKIDLPSADIPRTKEMIETTVGLPADHAIAVSAKTGLNVADILEAVVTLMPPPTGDSEKPLQALIFDSWFDPYKGVIVLARVINGKLRKGQRIKLMSNGKVFDVESMGVLTPKPVEIAELSAGEVGFFVATIKDVADTKVGDTITDPTNPATEMLPGFEDIKSMVFAGLYTVESHEHGALREALGKLKLNDASFSFEPESSVALGFGFRCGFLGLLHMEIIQERLEREFGLDLITTAPGVGYKVHLTGGTTLEVQNPSRWPDPTTIDEVEEPVIIAKILTNEEYVGNILKLVEEKRGKQQNMEYVSANRVMITYELPLNEIVLDFYDRLKSVSRGYASLDYHLSGTWTSPMVKMDILVSGEPVDALSIIVHRDFAYERGKALVHKMKELIPRQMFEVAIQAAIGSKIVARETVSAIKKDVLAKCYGGDISRKRKLLDKQKEGKKRMKRIGKVDIPQEAFLAVLKVGE, translated from the coding sequence ATGGACCCCAAGTACATACGTAATTTCGCGATCATCGCGCACATCGACCACGGCAAGTCGACCCTCTCTGATCGCCTCCTCGAACTCACCGGCTCGCTCACGCAGCGAGAGATGCAGGCGCAGGTCCTCGACGCCATGGACCTCGAGCGCGAACGCGGCATCACCATCAAGGCCCACTCGGTCCGCATGATGTACCAGGCCCACGACGGCCAGACCTACCAGCTCAACCTCATCGACACCCCCGGCCACGTCGACTTCAGTTATGAAGTCTCGCGCTCCCTCGCCTCCTGCGAAGGCGCCCTCCTCGTGGTCGACGCCAGCCAGGGCGTAGAAGCCCAGACCCTGGCCAACGCCTACCTCGCCATCTCCAACGGCCTCGAGATCATCCCTGTTATCAACAAGATCGACCTCCCCAGTGCCGACATCCCGCGCACCAAGGAGATGATCGAAACCACCGTAGGCCTCCCCGCCGATCACGCCATCGCCGTCTCCGCAAAGACCGGCCTCAACGTCGCCGACATCCTCGAAGCGGTCGTCACGCTCATGCCGCCACCCACCGGCGACAGCGAAAAGCCGCTCCAGGCACTCATCTTCGACAGCTGGTTCGACCCCTACAAGGGCGTCATCGTGCTCGCCCGCGTCATCAACGGCAAGCTTCGCAAGGGCCAGCGCATCAAGCTCATGTCCAACGGCAAAGTCTTCGACGTAGAATCCATGGGCGTCCTCACCCCCAAGCCCGTCGAAATCGCCGAACTCTCCGCAGGCGAAGTCGGCTTCTTCGTCGCCACCATCAAGGACGTGGCAGACACCAAGGTCGGCGACACCATCACTGACCCCACCAACCCCGCCACCGAAATGCTCCCCGGCTTCGAAGACATCAAGTCCATGGTCTTCGCCGGCCTCTACACCGTAGAAAGCCACGAGCACGGAGCCCTCCGCGAAGCCCTCGGCAAGCTCAAGCTCAACGACGCATCCTTCTCCTTCGAGCCCGAGTCCTCCGTGGCCCTCGGCTTCGGCTTCCGCTGCGGCTTCCTCGGCCTGCTCCACATGGAAATCATCCAGGAGCGCCTCGAGCGCGAGTTCGGACTCGACCTCATCACCACCGCTCCCGGCGTGGGTTACAAGGTCCACCTCACCGGCGGCACCACGCTTGAAGTGCAAAACCCCTCGCGCTGGCCCGACCCCACGACGATCGACGAGGTCGAAGAGCCCGTCATCATCGCCAAAATCCTCACCAACGAGGAGTACGTCGGCAACATCCTCAAGCTCGTAGAAGAAAAGCGCGGCAAGCAGCAGAACATGGAGTACGTCTCCGCCAACCGCGTCATGATCACCTACGAGCTCCCGCTCAACGAGATCGTGCTCGACTTCTACGACCGCCTCAAGTCCGTCAGCCGCGGCTACGCCTCACTCGACTACCATCTCTCCGGCACCTGGACCAGCCCCATGGTCAAGATGGACATCCTCGTCTCCGGCGAACCCGTTGACGCACTCAGCATCATCGTCCACCGCGACTTCGCCTACGAACGCGGCAAAGCCCTCGTCCACAAGATGAAGGAGCTCATCCCCCGCCAGATGTTTGAGGTCGCCATCCAGGCCGCCATCGGCAGCAAGATCGTAGCGCGCGAAACAGTAAGTGCCATTAAGAAAGACGTACTCGCCAAGTGCTACGGCGGCGACATCAGCCGAAAGCGCAAACTCCTCGACAAGCAAAAAGAGGGCAAAAAGCGCATGAAGCGAATAGGCAAAGTAGACATCCCCCAGGAAGCCTTCCTAGCCGTCCTAAAAGTCGGCGAGTAG